A single genomic interval of Oreochromis aureus strain Israel breed Guangdong linkage group 12, ZZ_aureus, whole genome shotgun sequence harbors:
- the rsrc2 gene encoding arginine/serine-rich coiled-coil protein 2 isoform X1 → MSASDNDSVDLTRSGSPVHHRKRHMESSKSPRSSKHHHSRSRSRSRDRKRDRKYRRSRSRSKEARKRDSEKPSKSHRKTDEPQDQERLSAENGEERSRRKDRKSSKGRSLSRSHSRERRHHSRSRDKRRSRSRSRDKKKKARSRSGSRTKHRHHSRSRSKSRERKKRTEKVRRKSRSRTPSPPAFRGRNTAMDAQEALARRSLSDVQEDIKWSLNPAGSCHDGVRHTESQRLERAKKLQEQKEKEMFEKQQQQQQEIAAAAAAAAAVSNPALNVAALLASGTQVTPQIAMAAQMAALQAKTLAETGIAVPSYYNPSAVNPMKFAEQEKKRKMLWQGKKDGEKSQTAELWEKLNFGNKDQNVKFRKLMGIKDDDEVEAAKPLNDDGMKTLQKQEEMFRNLDVQYEMARSQTHTQRGMGLGFSSSFSRGMDSM, encoded by the exons ATGTCG GCGAGTGACAACGACTCTGTCGACTTGACCAGATCTGGCTCCCCAGTTCATCACAGAAAAAGGCATATGGAGTCATCAAAGTCCCCCAGAAGCTCCAAACACCACCATTCACGGTCAAGGTCACGCTCCAGGGACCGAAAAC GTGACAGAAAGTACAGACGCAGTCGCAGCAGGAGTAAAGAG GCACGAAAGAGGGACTCCGAGAAGCCATCAAaatcacacagaaaaacagatgaGCCGCAAGACCAAGAGAGACTTTCGGCAGAGAACGGAGAGGAGCGTTCCAGGCGCAAGGACAGGAAGTCTTCGAAGGGCCGGAGCCTGTCCAGGTCACACTCCAGAGAGAG ACGGCATCACAGCAGAAGTAGGGACAAGCGGCGATCGAGATCACGCAGCCgggacaagaagaagaaggccaGGTCTCGCTCGGGTTCAAGGACCAAACACCGTCACCATAGCAGAAGTCGCAGTAAGAGCAG GGAGCGTAAGAAAAGGACTGAAAAGGTGCGCAGGAAGAGCCGAAGCAGGACTCCTAGTCCACCCGCCTTCCGAGGCCGAAACACAGCCATGGATGCTCAAGAGGCCCTAGCAAGAAG ATCACTATCAGATGTACAGGAAGACATTAAATGGAGTTTAAATCCTGCTGGATCCTGTCATGATGGAGTTCGACATACAGAAAGTCAAAG GCTGGAGAGAGCAAAGAAACTGCAGGAGCAGAAGGAGAAGGAAATGTTtgagaaacagcagcagcaacaacaggaGATCGCTGCAG CAGCAGCCGCTGCAGCAGCTGTCTCAAACCCTGCCCTCAATGTCGCGGCTCTCCTGGCCTCTGGGACGCAGGTCACACCTCAGATTGCCATGGCGGCACAGATGGCAGCCCTACAAGCAAAGACGCTGGCAGAGACCGGTATTGCTGTTCCCAGCTACTATAACCCATCCGCTGTAAACCCGATGAAGTTTGCAGagcaggagaagaagaggaaaatgcTATGGCAGGGAAAGAAGGATGGG GAGAAGTCCCAAACAGCCgagttgtgggagaagcttAACTTTGGAAACAAGGACCAAAATGTTAAATTTCGCAAACTGATGGGTATTAAA GACGATGATGAGGTGGAAGCTGCCAAACCACTGAACGATGATGGGATGAAGACGCTTCAGAAGCAGGAGGAGATGTTCAGGAACCTCGATGTTCAGTATGAGATGGCTCGCTCTCAGACGCACACTCAGAGAGGAATGGGCCTCGGCTTTTCCTCCTCGTTCTCACGTGGGATGGATTCCATGTAG
- the rsrc2 gene encoding arginine/serine-rich coiled-coil protein 2 isoform X5 — MSASDNDSVDLTRSGSPVHHRKRHMESSKSPRSSKHHHSRSRSRSRDRKRDRKYRRSRSRSKEARKRDSEKPSKSHRKTDEPQDQERLSAENGEERSRRKDRKSSKGRSLSRSHSRERRHHSRSRDKRRSRSRSRDKKKKARSRSGSRTKHRHHSRSRSKSRERKKRTEKVRRKSRSRTPSPPAFRGRNTAMDAQEALARRLERAKKLQEQKEKEMFEKQQQQQQEIAAAAAAAAVSNPALNVAALLASGTQVTPQIAMAAQMAALQAKTLAETGIAVPSYYNPSAVNPMKFAEQEKKRKMLWQGKKDGEKSQTAELWEKLNFGNKDQNVKFRKLMGIKDDDEVEAAKPLNDDGMKTLQKQEEMFRNLDVQYEMARSQTHTQRGMGLGFSSSFSRGMDSM; from the exons ATGTCG GCGAGTGACAACGACTCTGTCGACTTGACCAGATCTGGCTCCCCAGTTCATCACAGAAAAAGGCATATGGAGTCATCAAAGTCCCCCAGAAGCTCCAAACACCACCATTCACGGTCAAGGTCACGCTCCAGGGACCGAAAAC GTGACAGAAAGTACAGACGCAGTCGCAGCAGGAGTAAAGAG GCACGAAAGAGGGACTCCGAGAAGCCATCAAaatcacacagaaaaacagatgaGCCGCAAGACCAAGAGAGACTTTCGGCAGAGAACGGAGAGGAGCGTTCCAGGCGCAAGGACAGGAAGTCTTCGAAGGGCCGGAGCCTGTCCAGGTCACACTCCAGAGAGAG ACGGCATCACAGCAGAAGTAGGGACAAGCGGCGATCGAGATCACGCAGCCgggacaagaagaagaaggccaGGTCTCGCTCGGGTTCAAGGACCAAACACCGTCACCATAGCAGAAGTCGCAGTAAGAGCAG GGAGCGTAAGAAAAGGACTGAAAAGGTGCGCAGGAAGAGCCGAAGCAGGACTCCTAGTCCACCCGCCTTCCGAGGCCGAAACACAGCCATGGATGCTCAAGAGGCCCTAGCAAGAAG GCTGGAGAGAGCAAAGAAACTGCAGGAGCAGAAGGAGAAGGAAATGTTtgagaaacagcagcagcaacaacaggaGATCGCTGCAG CAGCCGCTGCAGCAGCTGTCTCAAACCCTGCCCTCAATGTCGCGGCTCTCCTGGCCTCTGGGACGCAGGTCACACCTCAGATTGCCATGGCGGCACAGATGGCAGCCCTACAAGCAAAGACGCTGGCAGAGACCGGTATTGCTGTTCCCAGCTACTATAACCCATCCGCTGTAAACCCGATGAAGTTTGCAGagcaggagaagaagaggaaaatgcTATGGCAGGGAAAGAAGGATGGG GAGAAGTCCCAAACAGCCgagttgtgggagaagcttAACTTTGGAAACAAGGACCAAAATGTTAAATTTCGCAAACTGATGGGTATTAAA GACGATGATGAGGTGGAAGCTGCCAAACCACTGAACGATGATGGGATGAAGACGCTTCAGAAGCAGGAGGAGATGTTCAGGAACCTCGATGTTCAGTATGAGATGGCTCGCTCTCAGACGCACACTCAGAGAGGAATGGGCCTCGGCTTTTCCTCCTCGTTCTCACGTGGGATGGATTCCATGTAG
- the rsrc2 gene encoding arginine/serine-rich coiled-coil protein 2 isoform X2 translates to MSASDNDSVDLTRSGSPVHHRKRHMESSKSPRSSKHHHSRSRSRSRDRKRDRKYRRSRSRSKEARKRDSEKPSKSHRKTDEPQDQERLSAENGEERSRRKDRKSSKGRSLSRSHSRERRHHSRSRDKRRSRSRSRDKKKKARSRSGSRTKHRHHSRSRSKSRERKKRTEKVRRKSRSRTPSPPAFRGRNTAMDAQEALARRSLSDVQEDIKWSLNPAGSCHDGVRHTESQRLERAKKLQEQKEKEMFEKQQQQQQEIAAAAAAAAVSNPALNVAALLASGTQVTPQIAMAAQMAALQAKTLAETGIAVPSYYNPSAVNPMKFAEQEKKRKMLWQGKKDGEKSQTAELWEKLNFGNKDQNVKFRKLMGIKDDDEVEAAKPLNDDGMKTLQKQEEMFRNLDVQYEMARSQTHTQRGMGLGFSSSFSRGMDSM, encoded by the exons ATGTCG GCGAGTGACAACGACTCTGTCGACTTGACCAGATCTGGCTCCCCAGTTCATCACAGAAAAAGGCATATGGAGTCATCAAAGTCCCCCAGAAGCTCCAAACACCACCATTCACGGTCAAGGTCACGCTCCAGGGACCGAAAAC GTGACAGAAAGTACAGACGCAGTCGCAGCAGGAGTAAAGAG GCACGAAAGAGGGACTCCGAGAAGCCATCAAaatcacacagaaaaacagatgaGCCGCAAGACCAAGAGAGACTTTCGGCAGAGAACGGAGAGGAGCGTTCCAGGCGCAAGGACAGGAAGTCTTCGAAGGGCCGGAGCCTGTCCAGGTCACACTCCAGAGAGAG ACGGCATCACAGCAGAAGTAGGGACAAGCGGCGATCGAGATCACGCAGCCgggacaagaagaagaaggccaGGTCTCGCTCGGGTTCAAGGACCAAACACCGTCACCATAGCAGAAGTCGCAGTAAGAGCAG GGAGCGTAAGAAAAGGACTGAAAAGGTGCGCAGGAAGAGCCGAAGCAGGACTCCTAGTCCACCCGCCTTCCGAGGCCGAAACACAGCCATGGATGCTCAAGAGGCCCTAGCAAGAAG ATCACTATCAGATGTACAGGAAGACATTAAATGGAGTTTAAATCCTGCTGGATCCTGTCATGATGGAGTTCGACATACAGAAAGTCAAAG GCTGGAGAGAGCAAAGAAACTGCAGGAGCAGAAGGAGAAGGAAATGTTtgagaaacagcagcagcaacaacaggaGATCGCTGCAG CAGCCGCTGCAGCAGCTGTCTCAAACCCTGCCCTCAATGTCGCGGCTCTCCTGGCCTCTGGGACGCAGGTCACACCTCAGATTGCCATGGCGGCACAGATGGCAGCCCTACAAGCAAAGACGCTGGCAGAGACCGGTATTGCTGTTCCCAGCTACTATAACCCATCCGCTGTAAACCCGATGAAGTTTGCAGagcaggagaagaagaggaaaatgcTATGGCAGGGAAAGAAGGATGGG GAGAAGTCCCAAACAGCCgagttgtgggagaagcttAACTTTGGAAACAAGGACCAAAATGTTAAATTTCGCAAACTGATGGGTATTAAA GACGATGATGAGGTGGAAGCTGCCAAACCACTGAACGATGATGGGATGAAGACGCTTCAGAAGCAGGAGGAGATGTTCAGGAACCTCGATGTTCAGTATGAGATGGCTCGCTCTCAGACGCACACTCAGAGAGGAATGGGCCTCGGCTTTTCCTCCTCGTTCTCACGTGGGATGGATTCCATGTAG
- the rsrc2 gene encoding arginine/serine-rich coiled-coil protein 2 isoform X4, translated as MSASDNDSVDLTRSGSPVHHRKRHMESSKSPRSSKHHHSRSRSRSRDRKRDRKYRRSRSRSKEARKRDSEKPSKSHRKTDEPQDQERLSAENGEERSRRKDRKSSKGRSLSRSHSRERRHHSRSRDKRRSRSRSRDKKKKARSRSGSRTKHRHHSRSRSKSRERKKRTEKVRRKSRSRTPSPPAFRGRNTAMDAQEALARRLERAKKLQEQKEKEMFEKQQQQQQEIAAAAAAAAAVSNPALNVAALLASGTQVTPQIAMAAQMAALQAKTLAETGIAVPSYYNPSAVNPMKFAEQEKKRKMLWQGKKDGEKSQTAELWEKLNFGNKDQNVKFRKLMGIKDDDEVEAAKPLNDDGMKTLQKQEEMFRNLDVQYEMARSQTHTQRGMGLGFSSSFSRGMDSM; from the exons ATGTCG GCGAGTGACAACGACTCTGTCGACTTGACCAGATCTGGCTCCCCAGTTCATCACAGAAAAAGGCATATGGAGTCATCAAAGTCCCCCAGAAGCTCCAAACACCACCATTCACGGTCAAGGTCACGCTCCAGGGACCGAAAAC GTGACAGAAAGTACAGACGCAGTCGCAGCAGGAGTAAAGAG GCACGAAAGAGGGACTCCGAGAAGCCATCAAaatcacacagaaaaacagatgaGCCGCAAGACCAAGAGAGACTTTCGGCAGAGAACGGAGAGGAGCGTTCCAGGCGCAAGGACAGGAAGTCTTCGAAGGGCCGGAGCCTGTCCAGGTCACACTCCAGAGAGAG ACGGCATCACAGCAGAAGTAGGGACAAGCGGCGATCGAGATCACGCAGCCgggacaagaagaagaaggccaGGTCTCGCTCGGGTTCAAGGACCAAACACCGTCACCATAGCAGAAGTCGCAGTAAGAGCAG GGAGCGTAAGAAAAGGACTGAAAAGGTGCGCAGGAAGAGCCGAAGCAGGACTCCTAGTCCACCCGCCTTCCGAGGCCGAAACACAGCCATGGATGCTCAAGAGGCCCTAGCAAGAAG GCTGGAGAGAGCAAAGAAACTGCAGGAGCAGAAGGAGAAGGAAATGTTtgagaaacagcagcagcaacaacaggaGATCGCTGCAG CAGCAGCCGCTGCAGCAGCTGTCTCAAACCCTGCCCTCAATGTCGCGGCTCTCCTGGCCTCTGGGACGCAGGTCACACCTCAGATTGCCATGGCGGCACAGATGGCAGCCCTACAAGCAAAGACGCTGGCAGAGACCGGTATTGCTGTTCCCAGCTACTATAACCCATCCGCTGTAAACCCGATGAAGTTTGCAGagcaggagaagaagaggaaaatgcTATGGCAGGGAAAGAAGGATGGG GAGAAGTCCCAAACAGCCgagttgtgggagaagcttAACTTTGGAAACAAGGACCAAAATGTTAAATTTCGCAAACTGATGGGTATTAAA GACGATGATGAGGTGGAAGCTGCCAAACCACTGAACGATGATGGGATGAAGACGCTTCAGAAGCAGGAGGAGATGTTCAGGAACCTCGATGTTCAGTATGAGATGGCTCGCTCTCAGACGCACACTCAGAGAGGAATGGGCCTCGGCTTTTCCTCCTCGTTCTCACGTGGGATGGATTCCATGTAG
- the rsrc2 gene encoding arginine/serine-rich coiled-coil protein 2 isoform X3, translating to MSASDNDSVDLTRSGSPVHHRKRHMESSKSPRSSKHHHSRSRSRSRDRKRDRKYRRSRSRSKEARKRDSEKPSKSHRKTDEPQDQERLSAENGEERSRRKDRKSSKGRSLSRSHSRERRHHSRSRDKRRSRSRSRDKKKKARSRSGSRTKHRHHSRSRSKSRERKKRTEKVRRKSRSRTPSPPAFRGRNTAMDAQEALARRSLSDVQEDIKWSLNPAGSCHDGVRHTESQRLERAKKLQEQKEKEMFEKQQQQQQEIAAAAAAAVSNPALNVAALLASGTQVTPQIAMAAQMAALQAKTLAETGIAVPSYYNPSAVNPMKFAEQEKKRKMLWQGKKDGEKSQTAELWEKLNFGNKDQNVKFRKLMGIKDDDEVEAAKPLNDDGMKTLQKQEEMFRNLDVQYEMARSQTHTQRGMGLGFSSSFSRGMDSM from the exons ATGTCG GCGAGTGACAACGACTCTGTCGACTTGACCAGATCTGGCTCCCCAGTTCATCACAGAAAAAGGCATATGGAGTCATCAAAGTCCCCCAGAAGCTCCAAACACCACCATTCACGGTCAAGGTCACGCTCCAGGGACCGAAAAC GTGACAGAAAGTACAGACGCAGTCGCAGCAGGAGTAAAGAG GCACGAAAGAGGGACTCCGAGAAGCCATCAAaatcacacagaaaaacagatgaGCCGCAAGACCAAGAGAGACTTTCGGCAGAGAACGGAGAGGAGCGTTCCAGGCGCAAGGACAGGAAGTCTTCGAAGGGCCGGAGCCTGTCCAGGTCACACTCCAGAGAGAG ACGGCATCACAGCAGAAGTAGGGACAAGCGGCGATCGAGATCACGCAGCCgggacaagaagaagaaggccaGGTCTCGCTCGGGTTCAAGGACCAAACACCGTCACCATAGCAGAAGTCGCAGTAAGAGCAG GGAGCGTAAGAAAAGGACTGAAAAGGTGCGCAGGAAGAGCCGAAGCAGGACTCCTAGTCCACCCGCCTTCCGAGGCCGAAACACAGCCATGGATGCTCAAGAGGCCCTAGCAAGAAG ATCACTATCAGATGTACAGGAAGACATTAAATGGAGTTTAAATCCTGCTGGATCCTGTCATGATGGAGTTCGACATACAGAAAGTCAAAG GCTGGAGAGAGCAAAGAAACTGCAGGAGCAGAAGGAGAAGGAAATGTTtgagaaacagcagcagcaacaacaggaGATCGCTGCAG CCGCTGCAGCAGCTGTCTCAAACCCTGCCCTCAATGTCGCGGCTCTCCTGGCCTCTGGGACGCAGGTCACACCTCAGATTGCCATGGCGGCACAGATGGCAGCCCTACAAGCAAAGACGCTGGCAGAGACCGGTATTGCTGTTCCCAGCTACTATAACCCATCCGCTGTAAACCCGATGAAGTTTGCAGagcaggagaagaagaggaaaatgcTATGGCAGGGAAAGAAGGATGGG GAGAAGTCCCAAACAGCCgagttgtgggagaagcttAACTTTGGAAACAAGGACCAAAATGTTAAATTTCGCAAACTGATGGGTATTAAA GACGATGATGAGGTGGAAGCTGCCAAACCACTGAACGATGATGGGATGAAGACGCTTCAGAAGCAGGAGGAGATGTTCAGGAACCTCGATGTTCAGTATGAGATGGCTCGCTCTCAGACGCACACTCAGAGAGGAATGGGCCTCGGCTTTTCCTCCTCGTTCTCACGTGGGATGGATTCCATGTAG
- the rsrc2 gene encoding arginine/serine-rich coiled-coil protein 2 isoform X6 codes for MSASDNDSVDLTRSGSPVHHRKRHMESSKSPRSSKHHHSRSRSRSRDRKRDRKYRRSRSRSKEARKRDSEKPSKSHRKTDEPQDQERLSAENGEERSRRKDRKSSKGRSLSRSHSRERRHHSRSRDKRRSRSRSRDKKKKARSRSGSRTKHRHHSRSRSKSRERKKRTEKVRRKSRSRTPSPPAFRGRNTAMDAQEALARRLERAKKLQEQKEKEMFEKQQQQQQEIAAAAAAAVSNPALNVAALLASGTQVTPQIAMAAQMAALQAKTLAETGIAVPSYYNPSAVNPMKFAEQEKKRKMLWQGKKDGEKSQTAELWEKLNFGNKDQNVKFRKLMGIKDDDEVEAAKPLNDDGMKTLQKQEEMFRNLDVQYEMARSQTHTQRGMGLGFSSSFSRGMDSM; via the exons ATGTCG GCGAGTGACAACGACTCTGTCGACTTGACCAGATCTGGCTCCCCAGTTCATCACAGAAAAAGGCATATGGAGTCATCAAAGTCCCCCAGAAGCTCCAAACACCACCATTCACGGTCAAGGTCACGCTCCAGGGACCGAAAAC GTGACAGAAAGTACAGACGCAGTCGCAGCAGGAGTAAAGAG GCACGAAAGAGGGACTCCGAGAAGCCATCAAaatcacacagaaaaacagatgaGCCGCAAGACCAAGAGAGACTTTCGGCAGAGAACGGAGAGGAGCGTTCCAGGCGCAAGGACAGGAAGTCTTCGAAGGGCCGGAGCCTGTCCAGGTCACACTCCAGAGAGAG ACGGCATCACAGCAGAAGTAGGGACAAGCGGCGATCGAGATCACGCAGCCgggacaagaagaagaaggccaGGTCTCGCTCGGGTTCAAGGACCAAACACCGTCACCATAGCAGAAGTCGCAGTAAGAGCAG GGAGCGTAAGAAAAGGACTGAAAAGGTGCGCAGGAAGAGCCGAAGCAGGACTCCTAGTCCACCCGCCTTCCGAGGCCGAAACACAGCCATGGATGCTCAAGAGGCCCTAGCAAGAAG GCTGGAGAGAGCAAAGAAACTGCAGGAGCAGAAGGAGAAGGAAATGTTtgagaaacagcagcagcaacaacaggaGATCGCTGCAG CCGCTGCAGCAGCTGTCTCAAACCCTGCCCTCAATGTCGCGGCTCTCCTGGCCTCTGGGACGCAGGTCACACCTCAGATTGCCATGGCGGCACAGATGGCAGCCCTACAAGCAAAGACGCTGGCAGAGACCGGTATTGCTGTTCCCAGCTACTATAACCCATCCGCTGTAAACCCGATGAAGTTTGCAGagcaggagaagaagaggaaaatgcTATGGCAGGGAAAGAAGGATGGG GAGAAGTCCCAAACAGCCgagttgtgggagaagcttAACTTTGGAAACAAGGACCAAAATGTTAAATTTCGCAAACTGATGGGTATTAAA GACGATGATGAGGTGGAAGCTGCCAAACCACTGAACGATGATGGGATGAAGACGCTTCAGAAGCAGGAGGAGATGTTCAGGAACCTCGATGTTCAGTATGAGATGGCTCGCTCTCAGACGCACACTCAGAGAGGAATGGGCCTCGGCTTTTCCTCCTCGTTCTCACGTGGGATGGATTCCATGTAG